A region from the Variovorax sp. V93 genome encodes:
- a CDS encoding type II secretion system protein, which produces MFRSAHPARGFTFVELLVTLAIMAVLATVAVPLAQVSVQRQKEHELRASLMQIRKALDAYKRASDQGRIQMKLGESGFPKKLDDLWQGVPDQRSPNQQKLYFLRSLPRDPTYADAQAPAAQTWGLRSYASPPDAPAEGDDVFDVYSKSKKTGLNGVEYALW; this is translated from the coding sequence TTGTTCCGTAGCGCTCATCCTGCGCGTGGCTTCACCTTTGTGGAGCTGCTCGTGACGCTCGCCATCATGGCCGTGCTGGCGACCGTGGCGGTGCCGCTGGCCCAGGTGAGCGTGCAGCGCCAGAAGGAGCACGAACTGCGGGCCTCGCTGATGCAGATCCGCAAGGCGCTGGACGCCTACAAGCGCGCGTCCGACCAGGGGCGCATCCAGATGAAGCTGGGCGAGAGCGGATTTCCCAAGAAGCTCGACGACCTGTGGCAGGGCGTTCCCGACCAGCGCAGCCCGAACCAGCAGAAGCTCTATTTCCTGCGGTCGCTGCCGCGCGACCCGACCTATGCGGACGCCCAGGCACCCGCCGCGCAGACCTGGGGCCTGCGCAGCTATGCCTCGCCGCCCGACGCTCCGGCCGAAGGAGACGACGTGTTCGATGTCTATTCCAAGTCGAAGAAGACCGGCCTCAACGGGGTCGAGTACGCGCTGTGGTGA
- a CDS encoding type II secretion system protein, which produces MKRISFARAARRAGFTLIELLVVLSVVALLLTIAAPRYFGSIDKSKDQVLQENLRVVRLTLDKFYADKGRWPKTLDELVEQRYLHAVPTDPVTESRTSWILLPSQNSEETGIAGIKSGASGATKDGRSYESF; this is translated from the coding sequence ATGAAGCGCATCTCCTTCGCAAGGGCCGCGCGCCGCGCCGGCTTCACGTTGATCGAGCTGCTGGTCGTGCTGTCGGTCGTTGCGCTGCTGCTGACCATTGCCGCGCCGCGCTACTTCGGGTCGATCGACAAGTCGAAGGACCAGGTGCTGCAGGAGAACCTGCGCGTGGTGCGCCTCACGCTGGACAAGTTCTATGCGGACAAGGGGCGCTGGCCGAAAACGCTCGACGAACTGGTCGAGCAGCGCTACCTGCATGCAGTGCCGACGGACCCGGTGACGGAGTCGCGCACCAGCTGGATCCTGCTGCCCTCGCAGAACAGCGAGGAAACGGGCATTGCCGGCATCAAGAGCGGCGCGTCCGGAGCCACCAAGGACGGCCGTTCGTATGAGAGCTTCTGA